One stretch of Chaetodon auriga isolate fChaAug3 chromosome 18, fChaAug3.hap1, whole genome shotgun sequence DNA includes these proteins:
- the slc22a16 gene encoding solute carrier family 22 member 16 yields MTVERIFDELGHFKRYQACLYFAAVFQAVACGIHYLASVFLVETPNFVCSVPGNITDVLYGNLTGSTLEDFLPVFNPGTGPLVVRTAEGEQWELSRCRCALRIDPTGFTYDFDGNKTVRACDENFVFDHTEVQQSIVTDWNLVCAREWLAKLCQPTFMLGVLIGALVFGDLADRVGRVKILMFTSLCQFGLGVSVAFSGNYYFFVVLRFLLAMVSSGYLVVVFVYVTEFTGIKVRTWTSMHVHAAFAVGIMTVALTGYLVRVWWIYQIILSICTSPFLLFCWKFPETPFYLVAKGRYKEAEALLEAIARFNGIDHRLKVEELLQPEEKENGGALLKAEEEERPSQSEKKLSILDLFGSWRMAGRTCTVWAIWFIGSLGYYVFSLGSVNLGGNQYINLFLAGAVELPSYLVGCFAMDRIGRKKTCAPALLLAGVACMLIIMVPADIDALAIALCMTGKFAIAIAFGLIYLYTCELYPTIIRSLAVGSGSMMCRVGSVVAPFCVYLAEVWVYLPQLIVGILAFVIGVLTLLLPETLGKPLTTTLEEAEALGREPSKKNSTLGNKDAEDRLEMNQHEAKV; encoded by the exons ATGACCGTCGAGAGAATATTTGATGAGCTTGGACACTTTAAAAG aTATCAGGCATGTCTGTACTTTGCAGCAGTCTTCCAGGCTGTAGCCTGTGGGATCCACTACCTGGCGTCTGTCTTCCTAGTGGAGACGCCAAACTTTGTGTGCAGCGTGCCCGGCAACATCACTGATGTCCTGTATGGTAACCTGACGGGATCCACTCTGGAAGACTTCCTACCGGTCTTCAATCCGGGGACTGGACCCCTGGTGGTCAGGACGGCTGAGGGAGAACAGTGGGAGCTCAGCCGGTGCCGGTGCGCTCTACGCATCGACCCAACAGGCTTCACATACGACTTTGATGGCAACAAGACAGTGAGAGCCTGCGATGAGAACTTTGTTTTCGACCATACTGAAGTTCAGCAGAGCATAGTGACGGACTGGAACTTGGTGTGCGCGAGAGAGTGGCTGGCCAAGCTGTGCCAGCCCACCTTCATGCTGGGGGTGCTGATCGGAGCGCTGGTGTTTGGGGACCTTGCTGACAG AGTCGGTCGTGTGAAGATCCTGATGTTCACCAGCCTCTGCCAGTTTGGGCTCGGGGTATCCGTAGCGTTCTCTGGAAACTACTATTTCTTTGTGGTGCTCCGCTTCCTCCTTGCCATG GTGTCCAGTGGCTACCTCGTGGTCGTGTTTGTCTATGTCACAGAATTCACCGGCATCAAGGTACGCACATGGACCTCTATGCACGTGCACGCTGCCTTCGCTGTCGGCATCATGACGGTCGCTCTGACTGGTTACCTGGTTCGGGTCTGGTGGATCTACCAGATCATCCTCTCCATATGCACCTCGCCCTTCCTGCTCTTCTGCTGGAAGTTCCCTGAGACGCCCTTTTACTTGGTGGCCAAGGGCCGCTACAAGGAAGCTGAGGCCCTGCTGGAAGCGATAGCACGCTTCAATGGCATTGATCACAGGCTGAAGGTGGAGGAGCTCCTGCAgccagaggagaaagagaacgGCGGAGCTCTACTGAaggcggaggaagaggagcgacCATCGCAGTCTGAAAAGAAGCTGTCCATCCTGGATCTGTTCGGCAGCTGGAGGATGGCGGGCCGTACGTGCACAGTGTGGGCCATCTGGTTCATTGGCAGCCTGGGCTACTACGTCTTCTCTTTAGGCTCAGTCAACCTTGGAGGAAACCAGTACATTAACCTCTTCCTTGCTG GTGCAGTGGAGCTCCCCTCTTATCTGGTTGGCTGCTTTGCAATGGACCGGATTGGCAGGAAGAAGACTTGCGCCCCAGCGCTGCTCCTGGCCGGGGTCGCTTGCATGCTCATCATCATGGTCCCTGCT GACATCGATGCGCTGGCCATTGCTCTCTGCATGACAGGGAAGTTTGCCATCGCCATCGCCTTTGGTCTCATCTACCTGTACACCTGTGAGCTCTACCCAACCATCATCAG GTCTCTGGCAGTGGGTAGTGGCAGTATGATGTGCCGTGTTGGCAGTGTGGTGGCCCCCTTCTGCGTGTACCTGGCTGAGGTCTGGGTCTACCTACCACAG CTCATCGTTGGAATCCTGGCTTTTGTAATTGGAGTGCTGACGTTGTTGTTGCCTGAGACCCTGGGCAAACCTCTAACAACCACCTTGGAAGAGGCTGAAGCTCTAGGACGCGAGCCCAGCAAGAAGAACTCCACCCTGGGCAATAAAGATGCAGAGGACCGCTTGGAGATGAATCAACATGAAGCCAAGGTCTGA